The Loxodonta africana isolate mLoxAfr1 chromosome 18, mLoxAfr1.hap2, whole genome shotgun sequence genome includes the window GTGCTGGCCTGGGCACTGCCCAAGGCAGGGTCCCCAGGCCCTTGGGTGGTGGCTGGGGCTGCTGCGCCTCCTGTGCTTCTCACCGCAGGTTCCCTCTCACTGCAGGACAGCCAGTGTGGGACGGTGATCGACGTGAACATAGACTGTGCTGTCAAGCTCATTGGCACCAACTGCATCATCTACCCTGTCAACAGCAAGGACCTGCAGCACATCTGGGTGAGCCTGGGCGGGGCTGCACCCACCCTGTGGCCCTTGCTGACACAGCCTGTTGCCAGACAGTGGCCTGCCCGCTCCCTGTCGAcgagtgctgctgctgctgcttgagAGGGGGCCGTGTAGATCCGAGGGGGCAGCGTAGACCACAAGGGGGCATGTAGACCTGAGGGGCCATGTAGACCCTAGGGGGCCACATAGACCCGAGGAGCGGGCTTCCCActcccccaccctcacccacCTGAATGGCAGATGTGGCTCCTTTACCTGTTTTCCTTCCTCCTCTAACATTCTTCCTTTTTAACAGGTTTCTTTGTAATAAGctatttttaaacaatttcaaactTAGAGAAAAGTTGTAACAGTACGGAGCATTCCTGTACCCCACCTCACCTGGGTTCCCCAACTATTTTGCTTCATTTGTTCCATCAActgcccttcttccctcccccacctccctccctctctagtcttttttttctgaaacatttGAGAGCAAGCTGCTGCCCCGCGGCCCCGAAATACTCCAGGGtatatttccccaaacaaggacACTCCTCGACAGTCCTCACAGTCCAGAAACCAGCACAGCTACACCCCTGCCTGGTCCACAGACCCCATTCGCCGTCCCAGCCAGGTGGCCCCGCTCTGGGGCACACTGTGCATTCATTGTCTGtgttctgtcccctcctgtctggGGCTGCTCCTCTGTTCTTCCCCGTCTCCATGCACTGGGCAGTGTCAGATTCAGCACGACTCCCCTTAGCCTGGTCCCTCCGGTGCTGCCTCATGAGTTGCTTCAGGCCATGGCATGCCCTCTTGGCGGGGGGGACCACAGAGGCACCCTGAGTGCTTCCCAGCCTCACACCCGGGACCACGGCATAAAGTGAACCCACCGCCGGGCATCCACTTTGCTCCCTGGTCATGTTGGTGTCTGCCAGCTTTCTCCACAGTGGTGTCTCCATTTACCTATTTTTAACTGATTATATTTTGTGGAGAGGTATTCTGAGATTAGGAGCAGAGGTGGTTtcagacctcagctgctaaccaagaggtcggtggttcgaacctaccagctgctctgggagaaagctgtggcagtctgcttccatgaagattacaaccttggaaaccctgtagggcagttctgctctgtcctgtagggtcattaggagttggaatcaactcaacggtgatGGCTTTATTCTAAGATTGTGTCAGTATCCCATCTTTGTCAAACCCCAGTCCGCCAGCTCGGCCTCCATAAGCAGCCCCCACCTGGGCCTCCATGAGCACCTCCAGTTGCTAAACGGAGATCTGTGGCTGCTCATCCCTCATATTTATAGCTGGTGTCTGGCTGCAGGGACAAGCTTTACCCTCCCTCTGTTTACCTAGTCACTTCATTATGTCAGTATGGGACTCATAGGTGCCTGCTttatccaaacaccaaaaccaaacccgttgctgtcgagtcgattccaactgagctaccctgtaggacagagtagaactgccccatagggtttccaaggagcggctggtggcttcgaaccactgacctgagctcttaaccaccgtgccaccagagctccctgttTTATTCAGTTGGTTGTAATCCGTTCTCTACCACCATTTACTTTATTGCTGAAATTATCCCAGATTTGGCTCATGGGAACCCTTCAGGCTGGTTCCTCTGACCCTCTGACTTTCCGGTCATTTCCTGAGCACTTTCTTACTTTGTGACACACTgagatgctccaggctcatcttgtatcTTCTCTGTCCCTgccctggaatcagccatttctccagggAGCCCTGGCTCCTTTCAGAGGAAAGCAGTGTttaaaaaccaagatctgggtgccAGTGTGCCAACTCCCATGAGGCCCTTTCAGGACAGCCCAGGGAACTATCtgtatatctgaaaaaaaaaaaaaaaacaacccatttccatcgagtcgattctgactcatagcgaccctgtaggacagggtagagctgcaccatagggtttccaaggagcagctggtggattcgaactgcctactttttggttagcatccatagctcctaatcactgcaccaccagggcacctgtgTGTGTCTGCACGTGTCCATATATTTGCGTGTATACACACAAATGCCCCAGTACCTATTCtgtgtatgcatacatacatCTATGAGCCCCTCCTGATGCTTCCAGTTCTCAGGTCGATCCTTCCCATATTCACGGGTACCTTCTCCAGCAGTTCTTGTTATCCTCaatgtatttaaatatttactgCTCAAATCACTTCACTCATTTGGGCAAGTAACCAGTGTCCCCACCGCACAGCGTCTGCTCTGCTGCCCCACCCACAGCCCCTCCTGCCAAGTGTCCTTAGATGCCATCACACCCACTGCCTCTGGGTGGCTCTCCCGCACAGGGGAAGAGAAGTGGGACCCAGCTGAGAGCTCTTGGGAAGGGGACCTGCTTCGGCAGTTATTAGGTCCAATGTTGGACCCGTCCAGGCAGTAAATACTCTGGGCCCTTCCTCTCCTGCCTCAGTGAGCCCATGAGGGGTTCCCTGCCCTGGACAGCAGCACTGCCTCCCATTCTCACTGCCCCTGTCCACTTGGCCCACAGCCCTTCATGTACGGGGACTACATTGCCTATGACTGCTGGCTGGGGAAGGTCTATGACTTGAAGAATCAGATCATCCTGAAGCTGTCCAATGGCGCCAGGTAGCACCTCACCACAGGAGCCGCTGGCTGGGGGAGGGCGGCCCAGCGGAAGGAGACGGGGCTGTGATGACGAGTTTTATCAAGGGCAATGGCAGCTGCTGCAGGCACGAGGGCCTTGTGTCCCAGGCCTGACCCTGTTCAGCCACTGTGGCCTCGTTCTCTGGCTCAGTCTCTGGTCTTTGCCCTGTCTTGACTTGGGAAGAGAAGCATTGTCGTTTAGGATATCTGCTAGGGCTGGTGCTTTATTTTAGCCACTTTAATGGTGGTGAGGGCTCAGCCGTGGAGTCAGGGTCTTGCTGAGTGTAGGAGAGTTCCTTGTACCAGCGAAGAGGCTGAGCTGCTGGCACAAGATGAATTGGGCCACCCTAGGGCACTGTGACATATTGGCCCCTCTGGATAACTGCTGTCTGCTGATCAGCAGCTGTGTCCTGGCTGTCGCCCCTTCCGGGACTGCAGTCACTGCCCACTGGTGGAGACAAGACTGTGTTCACTGTTCCAGGTGCTCCATGAACACAGAAGATGGTGCCAAGCTCTACGACGTCTGCCCCCACGTCAGCGACTCGGTGAGTTGGCCTGCCAGGCCTCCATCACCCCTGTTCCCACACCCTGGACTGTGGAGGAGGGAGAACCGGCCTGCAGCTCGTCGCTGTCCAGGGCCGAGTGCTGGAACCAGGGAGGTGTGCGCCAGGCATGCTGAGAGCCTGGGTGTAGACAGAGCGTTAGAAATGTCATCTGCACTTACGTTCACTTTTTATCTCAGTCTTTGTAGATGTCATTTCTCTGTCTTAGCATGTACACGACACTTTGACACACCACACTATGGCAGCACAGTAGTGCTGCGCCCGGTTTGTGAGTAAATACAAAGGGGTGCGTGACCGAGCAAGTTTGAGGACCCTGCTCTCTCGAGCTTTACTCCTCATAATGTGATCCCATGACCACTAGCAGGGACAACTTCTCAGGAACATAGACTGTCACAATCTGCATGTAATAAGGCCCCTGGCTGGTTCGTGACTGCATCGGGGTGTCAGGGGTGTCTTAGGGAGTGTGGAGCCTATGAGGTGCGGCTGTCGCCTGAGGGGTACTGTTCACAAGGACTCTTCTCCCACCCTGAATCCCTCAGGGCCTCTTCTTTGACGATTCCTACGGCTTCTACCCGGGTCAGGTGCTCATCGGCCCAGCCAAGATCTTCTCCAGTGTCCAGTGGCTGTCGGGGGTCAAGCCTGTGCTCAGCACCAAGAGCAAGTTCCGAGTGGTGGTGGAAGAGGTGGGACCCAGGGGCCAGGGAGGTGGAACCCAGCTTCCACCTTGGCCCTCTGTCATCTGAGGGTGCAGCCCTGCTGCTCAACCTCTGGACTCTTGATCTGAAAGGGCTCTGAGGGGGAAGGGACGCCGGGCTCTGGCCATGGAGCAGCTGACAGGCAGAACCCGCACCACGGGGCCAACAGAGCAAGGCCAGGCCAGAGGGTAGCTGTTCCTCTGGGCCCTGACTGGTGGTGAGGTGGCAGCAGGGGCCCCAGGGACAAGGAATAGAACCTCCTCCTGTGAGGGGGGTGTGGTTAGTCACGgctgctccaggtgtgttggtaCTGGTGCTGCCTCTGACGACTGGCTCTCTGCCCTGGCGGTCAGGTGGGGCTGGTCCATGAGCCACCCTGCCCAGCCGGTTAGAGGCAGTGCCATGGGAACCTGCCTTGACTGTGCTTCTGTCCCTCTGCCTTCCCAGGTGCAGGTCGTGGAGCTCAAAGTCACATGGATTACCAAGAGTTTCTGTCCAGGGGGCACGGACAGCGTCAGCCCCCCGCCCTCTGTCATCACCCAGGAGAATCTAGGCAGGTGAGCTCCAGAGGCCATCCACTCCGCCAGGGCCTGCTCTGGCAGGAAGTGCAGCCTGGCCATGCCCCACTTCTCCGCCTCAGGGTGAAGCGTCTCGGATGCTTTGACCATGCTCAGCGGCAGCTGGGGGAGCGCTGTCTGTATGTCTTCCCAGCCAAGGTAGAGCCGGCCCAGATTGCCTGTGAATGTCCAGAAAAAAACTGCGCCCAGGGGGAGGGCTCTATGGCCAAGAAGGTATGTCCTTGGGGCTGGGAGTTGGTGGGCGTTTGAGGAACTGGCCTTCAGCCGTTCCCACAGCAAGGACGGCCACCACCTTGTGGTGGGCAGCTCTGATGACTCTTGCAGGCCACCGAGGGTGACTCTCTGCTGCCCACCCAGACCGAGATGCCTGGGGTCAGGCCAGCTGGTTCCACCCAGGGTGGGGCCGATGGCAGCCCCACACGCCCCCCACAGTGCTCCCACTCCTCCACCCTCGCAGGTGAAGCGCCTGTTGAAGAAGCAGGTCGTGCGGATCATGTCATGCTCCCCGGACACCCAGTGTCCCCGGGATCACTCCATGGAGGACATGGACAAGAAGGGGGACGCCAAGGCCAGGAGCGAGCCGGGCTCCACCAGCCCTGAGGAGACAGTCGACGGTTCTGCCAGCCCAGCAGAGGTGCAGGATGAGGGCCCTGAGGAGTCCCCCGAGGCTGGCGAGCACCTGCCCCCCTTCCTGCTGAAGGAGGGCGGAGATGATCGGCTGCACTCGGCAGAGCAGGATGCAGACGACGAGGCCGCCGATGACACGGATGACACCAGCTCGGTGACGTCCTCTGCCAGCTCCACCACCTCCTCGCAGAGTGGCAGCGGCACGAGCCGCAAGAAGAGCATCCCACTGTCCATCAAGAACCTAAAGCGGAAACACAAGAGGAAGAAGAACAAGATCACCCGTGACTTCAAGCCGGGGGACAGGTGGGGACCGGGGTGCCCTCCGCCCTGGTCACCTATCCAGCCTGAGGCCGGGCAGGGCTCACCCCCACGCCCCACAGCATGATCACTCAGGGTGCCTGGGCAGGCCCCGGGGGGAGGAAGGAGGCCCGGGCGGGGCGGTGGAGTTGGCCCTGACTGGGCTGTGCGTGAAAAGCCCTGGTAAGCTGTCCGAGCGTCATGACTCTCGTCCCGCAACCCTTCTCCCCTCCTCTCACACGTGAGGGAGTTTTGGGGTCACCAAGTCcccggggtggggtgggggcagaaaGGCAGTCTGCCCTTCCCCTGGGGAAGCAGCCTCATCGCCAGCCCCACCTGCAGGGTGGCCGTGGAAGTGGTGACCACCATGACCTCAGCGGACGTGATGTGGCAGGATGGCTCCGTGGAGTGCAGCATCCGCTCCAACGACCTCTTCCCAGTGCACCACCTGGACAACAACGAGTTCTGCCCGGGGGATTTCGTGGTGGACAAGCGGGGTATGCCAGCACCCCCCAGAGGGCCGGgcaaggggaggggtgggagagtGTCAGAGGTCACCTGAGGTCAGCAAGGAGAGGCCCCTTGCGAAGGTGTCTCCCTCTGGAGGGCTAGTGGGAGGGCTTTGCTGGGTTCTGTGCCCTGTTGGTTTGAGGTGTGATGGGCAGGCTCGTGGCCGGTGGGcgggcaccaccagggctccttctgcccCCAGTCCAGAGCTGCCCAGACCCTGCTGTGTACGGCGTGGTACAGTCTGGGGACCACATCGGCCGCACCTGCATGGTGAAGTGGTTCAAGCTGCGGCCAAGCGGGGACGACGTGGAGGTGTGTGTGCACCATCCCCCCACCGCAGGGTGGGCTGGGCGGGAAGGTGGGCAGGGGCCCTGGCTGACAGCCACCATCACCATCTTGTGCCGCAGCTGATCGGAGAAGAGGAAGACGTGAGCGTGTACGACATCGCTGACCACCCTGACTTCCGGTTCCGCACTACGGACATCGTCATCCGCATCGGCAACACTGAGGATGGGGCCCCTCCCAGGGAAGACGAGGTACAGCGCTCCCCTCTGGGCACCTGCTCCTGGTCTATGTGGCAACTGCAGTCCCTGAGAGAGCCACCAGGTGGCTCCAGGACACAGGACTTGAAGTCCTGCCGTACCTCTTGCCGCCTGGGGCTCAGAGTCCCCCAGAGTAAGTCCCCTGGGCTCCCAGCCCTGCCTGAAGCACCCTCCCCAGGAGAGCAGCTGCCCACGGTAGAGGTGCTGCTCAGCCCCAACACCCACAGAGGAACCAGAAGGTCAGGCTCTATTCGTGCAGCTGCTCCTGAACCCCCCGGTGGTGTCTGTTAGGGAAGCTGAGTCCTTTGTCAGACGTGCCATGAGCATGGTGGAAAACACCATACCATACAGGAGAGGCTTGTGGGGGCGCTCCCTGGGGGAGACAGGAGCATCGTGTGGGAGTGGATTCTGGAGAGGAGGAGCAGGAACAAAGCCTGAGCAAGGCAGGAGCCCTCATCCTGGGAGTAGCGGGAGGCCTGGAGGGGCTGGGGCTATGAGTGTGAAGGGAACCCGTGGGTGCCTGCTGAGATTGGGGCAGGCACCTGGACTCAGTGGGCAGTAAGCTGGGAGGTGTGAGCGGGGTTCCCACACCCACGTTGTCTCAGGACAGTGGGCTGGGAGGTGTGAGCAGGGTTCCCACACCCAGGTTGTCCGAGGACAGAGAGCTGGGAGGTGTGAGCAGGGTTCCCACACCCAGGTTGTCCCAGGACAGTGGGCCGGGAGGTGTGAGCAGGATTCCCACACCCAGGTTGTCCCAGGACAGTGAGCGAGGAGGTGTAAGCAGGGTTCCCACACCCAGGTTGTCCCTGGCCCTAGTTACACCCATTCTTGGGCTGGTGTCTACACGTCCTCACTTCTCGTGGCCTTGTCCCCTGCCATCCACTGCTGGGGCGCCCTTTCCCAGGGGTCTGGCGCTCACCCCTCCTGGAGAGCTGTGCCCTTGACTGTCCTGTTTGCCTTGCAGCCGTCAGTGGGCCAGGTGGCCCGCGTGGATGTCAGCAGCAAGGTAGAGGTGGTGTGGGCTGACAACTCAAAAACCATCATCCTGCCCCAGGTAAGGCTCTGCCAGGACCCAAAGCTTGCCTATGTCCATCGCCTACCCAGAAATGGGAGAACTTGCTGGCAAACCTTACCAACAAGAGCCTTCCTGTGGAAGGGTCTCAGAATCCTTGGGGCTGGGAGTTGGTGGGCGTTTGAGGAACTGGCTTTCAGCCGTTCCCACAGCAAGGACGGCCGAGAAGGACAGCTGTTACGAGGTACCAGGTCAGGGAGGCCAGGGGAACGAGGGCCCACCCACAGCCCGCCTCGCCCAGCAGGTTCTCCAGCTCACCAGGGCATGTGGGTTTCCACAGACCTCCATGTTGCCTGGCTTCCCATCTCACTGTGCTAAGCAAATGCAGGTTACTTCCTGGGTGGGTGGGGGTTTCCACCGATACTGCCAGGAAAAcacagctgaggcccagagagaggaagGCCCGCTCACTTGGGCCCTGCTGGTATGCTCACTACTGTCCTCTGCCCCCAGCTCTCCTTTCAGGGTGCCAACACTGGGAGTGGGGGCACGGCTCTCCCCCTGTCTAGGAGGCCATTCCAGGGAACTAGACAGGACACGGCAGAGGCCGGCTCCCCCCTGTACCCCTATCACGTGTTCCATATCCCCTGGTGCAGCCCGGAAGGTCATCTTCATCCCCACGGCAGCTCTCTGAGCCCTTGGGTAGGGCTGGATTTGTCAAGCTGTCCCCTTGGGCCCCTTGGCCCCGGATGCTGGCCACAGGCACAGAGGCAGGGGAGGCTGGGCTCTGGTCCTGTGGGCGAGGGGTGGGCAGGTGGAGGGTGGCTCCTAAGGACGAAGGAACCCTGCTAGCACTGAGAGGTTCAAGGTCCAGAGCAGGAAACGGAGGTAGGGAGGACGGAGTTGCCAGGGCCTTGGTGAGCCCAGTCATCTGCTGTGAGGATAAGGGGCCCCTAAGCCCCCTGTGGTGGGAAGGGGCTTCCTGTCATGCACCCCCACATCTGAACCACCTTTGTGTTTCACTCACACACCAGCACCTGTACAACATCGAGTCCGAGATCGAAGAATCCGACTACGATTCTGTGGAAGGCAGTACCAGTGGGGCATCCTCGGACGAGTGGGAGGACGACAGCGACAGCTGGGAAACTGACAATGGGTtggtggaagatgagcaccccaagATTGAGGAGCCCCCCATCCCCGCCGCCGAGCCACCAGCTGCCCCTGAGGAGGACAAGGGCGTGGTCATCAGTGAAGAGGCCGCCACGGCTGCCATCCAAGGGGCTGTGGCCATGGCAGCCCCCATGGCGGGGCTGATGGAGAAGGGGGGCAAGGACGGGCCCCCAAAGAGCTTCCGGGAGCTGAAGGAGGCCATCAAGATCTTGGAGAGCCTGAAGAACATGACAGTGGAGCAGCTCCTGACGGGCTCGCCCACCTCCCCCACGGTGGAGCCAGAGAAGCCAACGCGTGAGAAGAAGTTTCTGGATGACATTAAAAAGCTTCAGGAAAACCTCAAGAAGACTCTGGACAACGTAGCAATCGctgaggaggagaaaatggaggcGGTGCCCGACGCAGAACGCAAGGAGGACAAGCCCGAGGGGCAGTCCCCCGTGAAGGCAGAGTGGCCCAGCGAGACCCCTGTGCTCTGCCAGCAGTGCGGTGGCAAGCCCGGCGTCACTTTCACCAGCGCCAAGGGCGAGGTCTTCTCCGTGCTGGAGTTTGCCCCCTGTGAGTTCGCCCTGCCCTCCCAGCCTGCTGCTGCCCGGGACCTCCCCCGACGCTGATGCCGGGAGGAGCGGGTGGGAAGCAGGTGGGTTGCCTCACCTGCCTGGGGACATACGGCAGTTGCTCACCCAGGCCAGGTTCTGAAGGGTGGCAGCCGCCTCACACACAGAGCTCCTGGGGCCCTCCAAGCACTACTgacccctctcttcctccctccagcAAATCACTCTTTCAAGAAAATTGAGTTCCAGCCTCCAGAAGCCAAGAAGTTCTTCAGCACAGTTCGGAAGGAAATGGCACTGCTGGCCACCTCACTGCCCGATGGCATCATGGTCAAGACCTTCGAGGACAGAATGGCAAGTAAACTGCGTGGGCTTGGTGTGGACCCAGTGTGGGTAGGTGCTGCACTCGAGAGGCTGCCAGCCACCTTCCTACAGGCGAGGGCACAGGCCTGGTCAGGGGAAGTGCTGGCAAGAGCCCACACCTGTCCCAACCAGATAgttcttccctttttttaaaaatagttttaaattaTGTGATTATTACCTCGGCATTTTTGGGTATCACAGACTGTTAAGTGCTCaaatactagccaaaaggttggcagttccaacccacccagaggcaccttggaagacaggccttgaaaaccctgtggagcagttctgctctgcaaatgtggggtcaccatgagtaggaatcaacttgacggcaactcaCAGCAACAATTAATACCTGAGTGTACTCTCTTGGGAAAGTTAGAATAGCACAGGAGAAACGTTTCTCTGAGCCATCCCCCTCCCCCACAATCTATCATGAGGAGTTAGGGAGTCTCCTTCCAGACTTTATTCTTGCATGTTCCCATGCGTCACCATGAGCACGCAGTACGGTGTATGGCTTGTTTTACGTAACACCATGCCACCGTACACATCTGTAGTTTGTTTCAGTCACTCAGCAGGATGATTTTTGAGACCTGCTGATGTCACTCTAGTTCCCTTTAACTAAGCAAAGTAGGCCGCCGGGCAGTTATGTCCCGTTGTGCGCGTTTCCATGCCTCCATTCGCAATCTGGCCTGGGGTTTTCTGAGTAATGTTTGTGGCGGGAGGCGGGGAGTGCTTCGTCATTTGCCCCAGGAGCAGGCAGCCCATTCCACTTGCCTTCTTCTGTAGTCACCAGGCTTGTCCTGGGCCCCTGCTGTGACCTGGGCCCGAGTGCAACTCTAAATTAGAGGCTGACTGACAGTGGCGCCAGCTCGGCCCTGCCTAGAACGAAGGGCCAGAGAAAAGAAGGGGAAGGAGCTGGGGACAACAAAGTGGGGCTCCATGTGCTCGCAGTTTTGATACCTTCACTTGTGGGTATTTTGGGGTTCAGTAAAATTCCTCTTGAGAATTCCACCCTGCCTTAGCTCTGCTGAGGGAAGCAGGGATTGGCCTTCCCACGTTGTTCTCTTGTTCCCAGGCATCTCACGAGAAGGGGGCAGTGCGCCTCTGTAGGCGCACGGGGTGGGGCTGGTAGGAACACAGGTAAAGGGATCAGAGCTCTTCACTCAGCCTTTTACCCATGCCCACACCGAGCTCACCCTCTCCATGCGCATTACCTGGCACAGATGGCCTCATGTGATGGTGCCCTTTCCTGAGCCCAGCTTACCCTCACCACACACTTTGCCTGGCACTGATGGCCCCTCATGATGGCGCCCCCTCCTCTCCTGCACCCAGCTCACCCTCACCATGCACATTGCCCACACTGGTGTCCCCGCGTGATGGCAGGTGTTTGTGGAGTGACTCCTCATGACTTAACtacttgagtttctggcagttttccAACATTTTCCCTTGTCTTTCCTCTGGTGTGAGGCCATCCCCTGGCCTCCAAAAGcaagtacacccactcctcacttatcaacatggttatgCTCCAAAGACAGGTCATTGTGCCAAACTCATCATTATGTGAGAATCAGCCAGTCTTTGCTGGGCCCCCCTTCCCCACTACTCCTTCCCCACCACCATGGAACCCATAGGGGAGAAGGTGATGGTGGTCAGGGGTTGTCTATCGCCTCTGGAACAGCAGGGGTCCACTATCACCTGGCCATGCTCCAGGACTCCGTGTGGACTTCCATACCTCAGCTGTCCACCTTCCCGCTCTGCCAGCCCTAGATATGGGCCTTGGCAGCAGGCAGCTCCTGGGGCTGGGAACAGGCTGCAGAAGTGACAGACAGTCCTCTTTGGATGAAGAGACTTCCAAGACCCTGCCCAACTTCTATGGCCCCGGCTCCTACCACCTCCTCATGGCCTAGCTGCCCCTACCTCTTGCCCTCCTCCCGCCTGCCCCACACTGACTGCAGGCAGGCCTAGTTCCTCTGCCTCACCCGGGTGATATGAACCGCCAGCAGCCTGAGCAGCCTGCCTATCACAAACCTcaccctcctctctctcctcctccctgtcACTTCAGCTCCTCATTAGCGTGCAGAATACTCGGACAGTAGATTTTCCTGTTGTTGTAAATGGGAAATGTCAGGTACTGAGAGCGTCGACAAGTGAAGGATAGGTGTACCGCTGCACCATTCCAGAATGTTCTTTCacttgctgttattgttgcttACCTTGTTGAGGGTCAGGGCAGGTATCCTGAGGGATAAAAGTTTAAGTAATGTTTTATGAGGAAAAAATACTGATGTAACACCCAATTTGGAAAATTTCCCAGTGTTGAAA containing:
- the UBE2O gene encoding (E3-independent) E2 ubiquitin-conjugating enzyme isoform X1, which translates into the protein MFRTTWKEPLKLASLCFQPVDQLTASRFPVSMPGMFFVVDLCSSRSVRSGVTLDREVWEELVASAGLLAVGLKITVWRSMCAPGRGEQRELVRASRELPVPGYRLPKLRRDRTCSHPHPTPPPLPFCFQLGAPHLLYLPDKSRGWSFLPPSPPTLWSQHLICSTFQLKLEDRSVVPRDVVRHMRSTDSQCGTVIDVNIDCAVKLIGTNCIIYPVNSKDLQHIWPFMYGDYIAYDCWLGKVYDLKNQIILKLSNGARCSMNTEDGAKLYDVCPHVSDSGLFFDDSYGFYPGQVLIGPAKIFSSVQWLSGVKPVLSTKSKFRVVVEEVQVVELKVTWITKSFCPGGTDSVSPPPSVITQENLGRVKRLGCFDHAQRQLGERCLYVFPAKVEPAQIACECPEKNCAQGEGSMAKKVKRLLKKQVVRIMSCSPDTQCPRDHSMEDMDKKGDAKARSEPGSTSPEETVDGSASPAEVQDEGPEESPEAGEHLPPFLLKEGGDDRLHSAEQDADDEAADDTDDTSSVTSSASSTTSSQSGSGTSRKKSIPLSIKNLKRKHKRKKNKITRDFKPGDRVAVEVVTTMTSADVMWQDGSVECSIRSNDLFPVHHLDNNEFCPGDFVVDKRGLLLPPVQSCPDPAVYGVVQSGDHIGRTCMVKWFKLRPSGDDVELIGEEEDVSVYDIADHPDFRFRTTDIVIRIGNTEDGAPPREDEPSVGQVARVDVSSKVEVVWADNSKTIILPQHLYNIESEIEESDYDSVEGSTSGASSDEWEDDSDSWETDNGLVEDEHPKIEEPPIPAAEPPAAPEEDKGVVISEEAATAAIQGAVAMAAPMAGLMEKGGKDGPPKSFRELKEAIKILESLKNMTVEQLLTGSPTSPTVEPEKPTREKKFLDDIKKLQENLKKTLDNVAIAEEEKMEAVPDAERKEDKPEGQSPVKAEWPSETPVLCQQCGGKPGVTFTSAKGEVFSVLEFAPSNHSFKKIEFQPPEAKKFFSTVRKEMALLATSLPDGIMVKTFEDRMDLFSALIKGPTRTPYEDGLYLFDIQLPNIYPAVPPHFCYLSQCSGRLNPNLYDNGKVCVSLLGTWIGKGTERWTSKSSLLQVLISIQGLILVNEPYYNEAGFDSDRGLQEGYENSRCYNEMALIRVVQSMTQLLRRPPEVFEQEIRQHFSAGGWRLVSRIESWLETHALLERAQALPNGVPKDSSSPEPPAGAELSDSSRDEPEDGGLAPGEASQGSDSEGGAQGPASASRDRTEQTSEAAPDTSVPPSVKPKKRRKSYRSFLPEKSGYPDIGFPLFPLSKGFIKSIRGVLTQFRAALVEAGMPENAEDK
- the UBE2O gene encoding (E3-independent) E2 ubiquitin-conjugating enzyme isoform X2; translated protein: MFRTTWKEPLKLASLCFQPVDQLTASRFPVSMPGMFFVVDLCSSRSVRSGVTLDREVWEELVASAGLLAVGLKITVWRSMCAPGRGEQRELVRASRELPVPGYRLPKLRRDRTCSHPHPTPPPLPFCFQLGAPHLLYLPDKSRGWSFLPPSPPTLWSQHLICSTFQLKLEDRSVVPRDVVRHMRSTDSQCGTVIDVNIDCAVKLIGTNCIIYPVNSKDLQHIWPFMYGDYIAYDCWLGKVYDLKNQIILKLSNGARCSMNTEDGAKLYDVCPHVSDSGLFFDDSYGFYPGQVLIGPAKIFSSVQWLSGVKPVLSTKSKFRVVVEEVQVVELKVTWITKSFCPGGTDSVSPPPSVITQENLGRVKRLGCFDHAQRQLGERCLYVFPAKVEPAQIACECPEKNCAQGEGSMAKKVKRLLKKQVVRIMSCSPDTQCPRDHSMEDMDKKGDAKARSEPGSTSPEETVDGSASPAEVQDEGPEESPEAGEHLPPFLLKEGGDDRLHSAEQDADDEAADDTDDTSSVTSSASSTTSSQSGSGTSRKKSIPLSIKNLKRKHKRKKNKITRDFKPGDRVAVEVVTTMTSADVMWQDGSVECSIRSNDLFPVHHLDNNEFCPGDFVVDKRVQSCPDPAVYGVVQSGDHIGRTCMVKWFKLRPSGDDVELIGEEEDVSVYDIADHPDFRFRTTDIVIRIGNTEDGAPPREDEPSVGQVARVDVSSKVEVVWADNSKTIILPQHLYNIESEIEESDYDSVEGSTSGASSDEWEDDSDSWETDNGLVEDEHPKIEEPPIPAAEPPAAPEEDKGVVISEEAATAAIQGAVAMAAPMAGLMEKGGKDGPPKSFRELKEAIKILESLKNMTVEQLLTGSPTSPTVEPEKPTREKKFLDDIKKLQENLKKTLDNVAIAEEEKMEAVPDAERKEDKPEGQSPVKAEWPSETPVLCQQCGGKPGVTFTSAKGEVFSVLEFAPSNHSFKKIEFQPPEAKKFFSTVRKEMALLATSLPDGIMVKTFEDRMDLFSALIKGPTRTPYEDGLYLFDIQLPNIYPAVPPHFCYLSQCSGRLNPNLYDNGKVCVSLLGTWIGKGTERWTSKSSLLQVLISIQGLILVNEPYYNEAGFDSDRGLQEGYENSRCYNEMALIRVVQSMTQLLRRPPEVFEQEIRQHFSAGGWRLVSRIESWLETHALLERAQALPNGVPKDSSSPEPPAGAELSDSSRDEPEDGGLAPGEASQGSDSEGGAQGPASASRDRTEQTSEAAPDTSVPPSVKPKKRRKSYRSFLPEKSGYPDIGFPLFPLSKGFIKSIRGVLTQFRAALVEAGMPENAEDK